In Sulfolobales archaeon, one DNA window encodes the following:
- the glyS gene encoding glycine--tRNA ligase: MASDIRRTDEDKYDKIMDLALRRGFFWPSYEIYGGSSGFYDLGPLGMNLKRRIIELWRRYFIQRHQEYVVEIETPIITPYKVLEASGHVEHFTDPIVECLKCGRKYRADYLIRDLLDINVEGIPIEELTRIIRDKNLRCPSCGGELSEVRKFNLLFRTTIGPYSDSIGFIRPEAAQGMFTSFKRVLEAMRNRFPIGIAQIGRVGRNEISPRQGMIRLREFTIMEIEFFFNPDEPECPLLPRVADKRIRILRADDRLKGEEKPTAYKVEEAVREKIIKQPWQAYWMAISTEFVGELGVGSDDTYFEEKLPHERAHYAEQVFDQLVRVSRWGWIEVSGHAYRTDYDLSRHQMFSGVDLTVFRRFNEPVTIKKRRVSLDKKAVLEIYGSKAREVFRELEGKDLAKLLESAILDGDYYVINEKRYRREIFKIEETEEKIYGKRFIPHVVEPSFGSERLLYVVLDHAYSEESDRIVLRIPKKISPVQVAVYPLVEDERLINIARSIRDMLVDLGFYVIYDESGSIGRRYARADEIGVPYSVTVDFTTLDDKTVTLRDRDTRAQVRVKIEDLGEILKKEFFI; encoded by the coding sequence ATGGCAAGCGATATAAGAAGAACTGATGAGGATAAATATGATAAGATAATGGATCTAGCTCTTAGAAGAGGCTTTTTCTGGCCTTCATATGAGATATATGGAGGTTCCTCAGGATTCTATGATCTAGGACCTTTAGGTATGAATCTTAAGAGAAGAATTATAGAGTTATGGAGAAGATACTTTATACAGAGACACCAAGAATATGTAGTTGAGATCGAGACACCTATTATAACCCCTTATAAGGTTTTAGAAGCTTCAGGACACGTAGAACATTTCACAGATCCTATTGTTGAATGTCTTAAATGTGGTAGAAAGTATAGAGCTGATTATCTCATAAGAGATCTTCTGGATATAAATGTTGAAGGAATACCCATAGAAGAGCTCACCAGGATCATCCGCGATAAGAATTTAAGATGTCCTTCATGCGGGGGAGAACTTAGCGAGGTTAGAAAATTCAATCTTCTCTTCAGAACAACCATAGGTCCTTACTCTGATAGCATAGGATTCATAAGACCTGAAGCAGCTCAAGGCATGTTCACATCTTTTAAGAGAGTTCTCGAGGCTATGAGAAATAGGTTTCCCATAGGAATTGCCCAGATAGGTAGAGTAGGTAGAAACGAGATCTCACCTAGGCAGGGTATGATAAGACTTAGGGAGTTCACTATAATGGAGATAGAATTCTTCTTCAACCCCGATGAACCTGAATGCCCTCTACTACCTAGAGTTGCTGATAAAAGAATTAGAATACTCAGAGCTGATGATAGATTGAAAGGTGAGGAGAAGCCTACAGCATATAAAGTTGAAGAAGCTGTTAGAGAGAAGATTATAAAACAACCCTGGCAGGCTTACTGGATGGCTATATCAACTGAATTTGTTGGAGAACTTGGAGTAGGCAGTGATGATACATACTTCGAAGAGAAGCTACCCCATGAGAGAGCTCATTATGCTGAGCAGGTTTTCGACCAGCTTGTGAGAGTATCTAGATGGGGATGGATCGAGGTTTCAGGGCATGCATATAGAACTGACTATGATCTATCTAGACATCAAATGTTCAGTGGAGTAGATCTGACGGTTTTCAGAAGATTTAACGAGCCTGTGACGATTAAGAAGAGAAGAGTCTCGTTAGACAAGAAAGCTGTTCTAGAAATCTACGGATCTAAGGCTAGAGAAGTATTCAGAGAATTAGAAGGTAAAGATCTTGCTAAGCTTTTAGAGAGCGCTATCTTAGATGGAGATTACTACGTGATTAATGAGAAGAGGTATAGAAGAGAGATATTCAAAATCGAAGAAACCGAAGAGAAGATCTATGGGAAGAGATTTATACCACATGTTGTAGAACCTTCCTTTGGATCTGAAAGACTTCTATATGTCGTGCTAGATCACGCGTATTCTGAAGAGAGCGATAGAATTGTTCTTAGAATACCTAAGAAAATATCTCCAGTACAGGTCGCCGTATATCCTCTCGTGGAGGATGAGAGGCTTATAAACATTGCTAGAAGTATCAGGGATATGCTAGTGGATCTAGGTTTTTACGTGATCTATGATGAGAGTGGTAGTATAGGGAGGAGATATGCTAGAGCAGATGAGATCGGAGTTCCTTATTCTGTGACCGTAGATTTCACAACCCTAGATGATAAAACAGTCACACTGAGAGATAGAGATACTAGAGCACAGGTGAGAGTTAAAATAGAAGATCTGGGAGAGATCCTTAAAAAAGAATTCTTTATATGA
- the yciH gene encoding stress response translation initiation inhibitor YciH, whose amino-acid sequence MESLCGGLPPEICKQLIAEQQVIKIRLERRRYNKEVTIIEGLSDYEDLRKLASMLKSKLATGGTTKEGRIELQGDHRAKVRQILINELGIPPENIIMIVEEPQKS is encoded by the coding sequence ATCGAGAGCCTCTGCGGAGGTCTTCCACCCGAGATCTGCAAGCAACTTATAGCTGAGCAACAGGTTATCAAGATAAGACTTGAGAGAAGGAGATATAATAAGGAGGTCACAATTATAGAGGGTTTAAGTGATTATGAGGATCTTAGAAAACTTGCTTCAATGCTTAAGTCAAAACTTGCTACGGGAGGAACTACTAAGGAGGGGAGAATAGAACTTCAAGGAGATCACAGGGCTAAGGTGAGGCAGATACTTATTAACGAGCTTGGAATACCTCCGGAGAATATTATAATGATTGTTGAAGAACCTCAGAAATCTTAG